The Aquila chrysaetos chrysaetos chromosome 7, bAquChr1.4, whole genome shotgun sequence DNA segment AGTCTTAGTTAGGTCTTTTGCCAGCAGAGAACGTCGCATATCACACCGTAGGGTATACTGGCAAGAATAGgatggcagagaaaaagaagagagccTTAGTTAagatttcctttctctctctcaacttttcatctttttattgCCTATGTGCAGAATGTTACTGTTATTAATATTAAAGGCATCATTTAAAACGGATTAGTAGGCAACATACATACCAGTaatggggaaaggggaaggagatAAGAGGTATACAATGAATTTGGATGCTCCCAAATgaaacctgatttttctttttgtttacagCCCCAAAGTCATTTGCAAATGCTTTCCATATCTTCTGTGTTATGTAACAACCTATGAGATTGAGGGACTAATTCACTGATGGAGAATAGTATTCTTGTATGGCTTCAGCATCCAAATTTCATTCAGTTAAGAGTGATTATGGTATTGCTTTTCACCATACTTTGGATAAGTGATTATCAATAGGATATATTCACAGCCCCtctaattttaaatttgttttaagacTGAATTTAATAGTGGTAACAgttatatgcatatttaatgGGGAACTGTCTTTAACCATATAGCTGaacttaaaagcagcagcatgctgtAAAGTCAGGCAAAAAggttgatttttctgttcactgTTCAAAAATTTGCTGCTGATTTCCTGCCCTTTCTCCCCTAAAAAGGGAGCAATAAACCagtgactgaaaaataatatgaCCTTGGTTATCAGAGTAATCATACACTTCAGCTATCTATAACATATCCTTTCAATGTCCTCACAAGACAGGGAATTTGTTggggtgggtttgttttgtttgttttggttttaattccttctttacCAATGAGGAATTGGCAAAAACAGGTGCACAGACTAGGGAATCAGCTTCGTAACTTCTAGTTCATGGTGTCTCTCTGCACATAACCTGAACGTGCATGGAAGAACAAGACTGGGGAGCATATCCCTTTCCCCATCACAGACTACGGTTTCCACTGAAGTTGATCACTGTTGAGCAAACCTTCTATTACTGCACCACACTTTGCTCAGACCAGGGAACACAGTGCAATGAGGCAGCAGGACCACACAGGCCTTGCAATTCGGCCCACAGCCTCCCCATCAGTGTCTAATTAGAAAGTCTCTCCACGAGAACAGAGACTTGAATCTTGATACTGAACCCCCAGCTAACATACTAATACCTAGATCAAGAAAGAGAGGCTTGCTTTTAAACTGCACAAGACTTGGACAGAGGTCTAGGAAGTGTTTCTTAAACAGCACCTCAGCACCACATTTTCCTCTTCAGGAGAGCAGGACTCTCAAAGGTTGGCTGAAATCTAATGATTAaccttttaattacattttatctCCAGCTTGTAAAGAGAAGCTATGTAGATGAGAGGgaatgacaaaacaaaacaaatattcacCATTAAAGTATACCTTAAAACAACTGATATTGATCATTGGCAAGTTATCTGGATTACGGAAAGCAACTCAACCAGTTTTGCACCATTTTTGACATACCTACCACAAACAACAGATGTTACATTAGGAAGAAAgccaagactgaaaaaagaTATGGGAAGTACTTAAAATAACATCTGAATGTAGAcaaaaaagaagggaatttttcttttagttactTCTGATAGGCTAGTAGGTGGGGGgttctttgtgggtttttggtttgtttgttagggtttttttaaatcccagaCTGTAAAATAAGACTTTCAGTTCAACTAAATAGCTAAGTTTTATACTTTGTCATCAAATCCAATACTCTCATCAGTGAGCCACAGGtagggggtgggggagaggttTTATAACGCAGTGATTCTTTATCAGCACCGGTCTGAAAATTTTCGCATTTAGTGGCTCCTTCAacttcctttaagaaaaaaaacgagaaaaaaaaaaaaaagcattgtctAACACAATATATTCAAGAGATGGCTGAAGAAAGAccttccttcaaaaaaaacccaaaaccccaaacaaatgaACCCACCTATGGTAAGAcaatttttaaccaaaaaagGTCAAATTTCAAAATTGTGTTTCCACAATATTGTTACAAGCACATAGTACATACAGATTTGGGCAGGAAACGTTACCACtcatcaggaaagaaaacaattcataTTTTTGAAGATGCTACAAGCTCTCAACACTTTGGCTTGAGTCTTCATTATGAAATTACTCAGCCACATTTCTTTTGAACGAAAGGACATTGTGGTGCAGTCTTTTTTCATGAAGGGAATGGATGTAGTTGTCTACAACATAAGGAAGGATCAGATATACGTTACAGTAGTACTGACAAGGTATTTCAGGCAAGACATCTTGTTACTGTTCTGTTTATGCCATCATTCTTTAAAGATTTACTTCCATACTCCATATGGAAGGCCTGAAACAGCGATGGAAAGACTTCCTCTAGTTAAGAGGACACTTCTCACAAATCAATGCAGGAAAACAGGCTCTGAACACTACATAGCTTTGTTCACGTAGGACTTATCCCTGTGTCTTAAAATGGATCTGGTAAGTCAGTAGtacacttaatttttaaatatttaagtattatTAGCAGTAATTAGTTGTCTACTATGCTAACAAAGTCTCACTGGTACTAGGTTAACAGTACACACACTTGTATCTGGGCGTGTACTACTATACAGATTATCTACAAAATGGTAAGTGCAACTAGATGAAAACATCACCCTGTAAGACAACTGTGCAAGATTTAACAAGCGTGGCAAATACTTTTTATCCTTTCTCAACCCAAAGCCGCTCTTTCCAGCATGCTTTTAATTATCTCTTGTACATCCCATGTTGCATCTGATCATTTTCATTACCATCAACTATTTCcaatgaaaaaattaaacttgctggaaaagaaaagggaacagACATCacaacagttttttaaaagcaacattatattGATGGGATTCCAAGATCTCAGGATGGTTCCTTCGCCACATTTAAGAAGTGTTATCACCTGTGGAAAGTGCTGACTCCTAGAAACTGGAATTGAAAAAGGCAACTAGAAACTACCTACAAACTAGTACTGAAAAGGTTAACATGTACCATGATTTTTAAACTTAAGTTTTATCTAGAAAATACAGTACAAACCAGAAGAATGCTATATTAATATAGGGAAGCTTAAAAGCTACTTACTTCAAAGGATCTCTAACTTTCTGCTCATTCTTCAagttgagaaaagaaaacatgttgcactatgaaaagaaaactttatcaTAAAACTTTATCCTCTGCTTCCATGGAATAAGAGATGCTTTAGAATACATTCTGCAGATaacaaaatttcagattttctttacaGATATGACTGCCTTACCTGAATGTTAACAAAGACACCATGATATGTCTCATACAGAACTTTGTTCCCCTTCATATGCAATGGAAATTCAAATGGAATTTCTGTCTTGCCGCTGGGAAGTTTCCCTGGTTTTACCATTTCAATAGTGCTGTTAATAATTTGAATAGGCTGCAAAGATAAATATTAAGAGGTTTAGGTTGAAGCAGAGTTGACAGCCCCATCATTTCAAGAACCAACACCATCCACTAAACTCTAATAGACTTCCTGAATTTCCAGAAACTCAGCTATTTCTTCATGACACACAGCTCTCCAGTCTTACAATGAAGAGAAATACTAAGAATGCTTTCGTCAAGAAAACAATTTGTGATGTACTTTATAGTTGTATCATACTAATGACCAAACATATTTAGAAAGCTAAACAGCAGAGTCTCAAGTGCTTTGGAAAGTGGAGttccattttctaaattatAACCCCTAAAAGTAGCAGCAGGAATCAACAAGTATGTGTGCTAGTTGAGCAGTTAGCCATTCCCTCCTACCTTCTTCCCGGCCCTTTCCCACCCTAAAGATCTATATTTAGGGCTAGTCTCTCACTGGAACAATGGTTAACTATGATTCGACTGGAGAAGCCTGCTTGAAGGTTAcacttattttctctctggagttttactattattttcccTCTACTAGACAGGAATAAGAAAATCTATTGcttctactgttttttttctgtttttcaatcATTCATGGGCAGATTATTCATACTGTAAACAAATTAACTATGATATAATTGAAGACCTTAAAAGGCCCTGCACCGAGGCTATCCTAACTTAAGcaaactgttttgcaaatgtAGCTATCCTGCCTCTAGATAGAGCCAGCCTTGCTTCAGTCAGTACAGCCACGTTTGTATGGAGCCTGAGATAACTTGCCCTGCTAGATTCCAAACCGCACACTTCCAAACCTGGAGAGCAGTACACAGGCCTTCCAGGAGCTCCAGAGTCAAACAGTCTGTGTACAGTCTCATACTCCACAGAAAATCTGTGCAGGTCCTGTATCATGCCTAGCAACACACAACCTCAACGGTCTTCGCAGAAACTATTGTGATAGTAACTGATCTGGCACAAAAGTCCAATTAAACCCAGtcacttaccaaaaaaaaaaaaatttattatttttctttaaatcatgGTCCTTCAATGCATTGTCCAATAATCATACTATTTATGTTACTGTATTTCAGCCCTAAAGAAAACTCTCCAATCAGTGCAAGTTCCTCCCCCAAAATGTCATCATAAATCACTAGATAATGCTGagcatttctctgctttctatCATTTATATACCATGAAGTGCTACAACTACCTGAGAGCCATTAAGGAAAGATTTGAGAAAAGAGACAGAGGTTTTGTGCTAAAAATATTCGTGTGCGCAGGTCTTACCTTGACAGAGTTATAGAAAGCTTCGAACACACCCACACTTTTGGCACTAAGCTGCAGATTTACTGATCCTTCCATTGTTAATGAAATACCCTGGTGCTGGACTGTGTCCTTACTTGTTATGACCACGACTCCAGAAAGAACTTCCtaataggaaaaaagacaacatgaaaacatttgtttaaataaatttcttctaCAGCTGTTACTCAGACAGCATGCTGATTTTCAAACTCAAGAAAACTGTTCCCAAAGAACAGTCTAACCTTGTCAGAAAAGACAAATACTGATAATGAAAGCAATGTGAGGAAGAGACCTCTGTACttctagtttgttttctttaaaaatattctcctcctccttgcagaAGTACTAATCTGAGCTTCAATCTCCTTCCAAAGTTTCAAGATCTTCCCCTccaggaagatgaaaaatatcCTCATAAACAACTAACAGGTCACTTGGTAATAGACAAGTTCCATTTTCACATGTTAGAATGAAATCCCAGGAGGAATTTTTCTATGAAGAGTGAGACAGTCAGCCATGGGAGATGGAAGAGAAGACACAATTGTAAAAGCGATGGCCAAGCTGAGGATAAGACTCACCTCAAGAGTGGAgtggaatatattttaaataaattaatagttGTTCTGCTACACAAGCAAATTCCATGCTACCTGGGAAATAGTGTGCCTTCGATTCATATACAAGTCGTATGACTCGAGATGCATCACTTACCCCATTAAGAATGTTTTGTCtacaaaactgtatttgcacAAGAACACTGCATCTTGGAAGTATCAACTTAGAAATtctaacactgaaaaaaagattagcTGCAGGAGAGCAATACACAGTTCATTTTACATACCCCATAGTTtatccttcccctctcctacAACAGAGAATCCACTCCAATCCAGAGCTCCACGTCAAACATTCATACACATCTGGAAATTGCAGCAAGTGATTTGAGAACCTGAAGAAAGTTTCTTGGGGCCAACCTTCTCTTCTGCTCGATGGTAATGCTCTCTGCACCTTCACCAGGCTTGCAAACTAGACACTAAACTACAGATCACTCCAACCAAAGGATAATTCAGACTGCCCACTCTACACTCAGCCAGTTAAAACCAGTCTAGTTATGTACATCTCTGACAGACGCTATTTGAATTTTGCCAGCCTTTTGTCTTTACTAGTGGTACAGGATGACAATATAGAAAATGGGTCAGGCAGTTTCAAGCAGAACAGGACAGCAGTAGAACATCAAGCATCACAACGAAGGCTGACACACTGCAAGTCTGAAAAGAGGACCTGCAGCAATTGGGAAATGCCAGGAACAGGAGGCACAAGCACAAAAGGacagtgaagaaaagctgaCCTAAATACTGTACTGCTTTGCTAACAGGCTTTAATTAGTACAAGCAATTAGgttattgctttgaaaaatgagtaCAGCTGAACTATAAGAAGCAAGGACAATCCTGAACATACAAACCGCTTTAATAAATGAGAACAGTCTCCCACCACACAGCAACAACCTATTCCAGAGCTATTGCCTACATACTTTCACACGATAAGGGTGTATGTATTTGgggcagaaaggagaagaattacttgaagttaaatattaatttttcttataaCATTCAATGTCtcttaagaaatgaaaaaacaccTCAAAAACACTTTCtaacaaaaacttttaaaggTCACTAGTGTGGGGGAAGGGAAGTATCATGAAAAAGatgctgtaatattttcttaaactgtttaTATGCAATCAgattatatttctgtttgatGCGTGGTGGGAAGCCGGCTATGTCTCTTCTGGAGAAGAGCtactttgtccttttttgtgTAAAACGAGGGTCTCCTCTAAACAGTAAAGGTGTCAGTATACTTGTCCTTCTAAAAAGTACAAATCAAAGAACATAAGCATACCAAGATGTTCTAATCCTTACAGTTAGCACACAATTTATGAGAAAACTttacttttgcaaaacatttgcaAACACGTACCATTTGTTAAAGTTACGTGGCATCACTTCATACTAAACTAGTATTGTCTTCAGTCCATATCAAAAGGGGTTCATTTACCTTTAACACCACAAAACTAAAGGCGTAGAGAAAGTCACCACTGGAATTAATCTCCATGAACTACAGTAGTAGTACACAGTACTACGTAGTAACCTACAATTAGTTGCTCTTACTCACTTTTTACCTTCTCCCTTACTAAGAGCTCCTCTTGGCAAGATGGAACTAAGCTAATACAGTTCTACAGAGAATTATTAATCTAAACAGAGTATCCATGCACAGGAAGGCCAGTGTATTATGTGAAACAGACAGAGAAGCAAGGTACATATGttaaactgcaaacaaaatattcttgTGAGAAGACTGTCCCAGGTTAATGATCCCAAACAAGCCTTTTAGCTTTCTGTTGTCAGTTCCTTACCATTCAGATACGCACATGAAACTGCCAGGAAGACTGACACTTTCAAAGTTTCAGTCACTTTCAAGGTCACAACTAAGATGAACTCCTACTTCATCTGATCCAGCAGCACAATCCCTCGTTTCTCTAGTTGTGGAGCAGAGTTACGCAAGTCTGGCTGAGGAGAATTTGGAACGATCTTCAATCAATAACATGAAATGGTACATAACACACATCACAGAACCTCTTCTTGAGAGTCCTAAGTCACATCTAGACTTCTGACTGAATTAGACAGCTATTCAGTACCTATAAACTTTATGTAAAGACTGGAAGGATCAAAGTACCCAATATACTGTCCCATAAATTgttggaaaaaattacttttagtgTTAAAATATATGCTAATTCCAACCTGACTGTTTACACTGTCAGGTCTGTTTCCTACATTCAGgagctagaaaaataattttacctaGATATTATGTATTTTCAGATTGTATCTAATCACTTGACAGCATCCCATATAAGAaaaattagccttttttttttttttcaaatgcaaggtagctttgaaaaaataacaaacaaaccTCAAAGCAGGTTTTCAAGACCACTTGAAATCTGTCATCACACTTTGAGGTGTTAACAACAGCAAAGGACATCATACCTAATGCCATACAGAAATGCCTAACATTTCTTTAGTTCCATTTGATATCTACTCTACATCTATGGATTaagcttttccttattttgGTAGAATGGAAGTCCATGGTCAGTTGATGACCAACAAGACGCCTTAGGCTCCTTTCAGATTCCACTTTCCACATTACAGACATTCACTTTCAGAACAAAGGGCAAACATTtggcaatttaaaaattcacattaaGTTCACGTAAGTCACATTTACTAAATATTCCTGATCATTTTCTTCCACATCTATTCCTCTATGCAAGCCACCTGCAAATCTTAACTAAGTATTCTGAttatttagaaagaaactgACCACATTCAATAGAAAAAGTTTGCTAGACCCAACTAACCAGTCATTAGATGCTTTAAAACCTCATGCTCAGATTTACtaattagtttgcttttttagaaaaaggcCTCCTTATGGGCAAATTCTGACTTACGTATATTTTGGACTCCCTTGTCATTAAAAGTCTTGGCCAATGTTAACTATGGCACCTTTCTTTGTACAGTGCATTTTTCAGGCCTTTCAGCCTAGAATTCTTTTAATTATCAATCTCAGACTAACTGTCACAGTTACTCCAGTTATCCTGTTTAGGTTTTCTAAATAAAACGCATCATTAGTTGTGCCTGTCGCTTCATTCTTCTAGCATTCCAGAGTTTATTAAATGAGCCTCAATGGCTCAAGAATTCTtcatccaattaaaaaaaaaaaaaaaaaaagagtctccCAAACACAGATCTTCTGTTCCTAGGAACTTAAACACAATTTTGCTGCAATAAGCCTTATTTTGCTATTATAGGACATGCTATTAGGATccattttattgtctttttgttcttaaatcccctatcaattttatttttttttaacagtgctaCTACTCTCTTGGTCCAAGAAGTGGCCAACTTGTTTTTTTACTCACAACTTAAAGTAATCTGTTTAAGCCAGCTTTTCTCAAATTGAAGTCTGGACAAAATAAAGGTCTTTGTTTGCTTAGTTCCTCCAGTTTCTGATGATTATAACTAATGAATACAGAAATTGCTTACTGTTTATCACAGCATGTTATTTTAACcaacttcctttttaaaagcaggaacaCAATATCAGGCCTGCAAGATGCATGACTATTTTACAAATTTTGTGTCTAATTTCTCccaattaaaaaagaacagtcaatgcagaagcaaaagaacaactaaaaagaacaaaagagctGCCTACTCAACTACCTAGAACTAAAGAAAGTTTTAGGAAGTGAAGTAACTTCCACTTGGCGTAGGAGATTGCTTTGCAACAATGAAAAATGCTTGAATTGAGCTGGATTTAGTATAACCAAGGTCACCGTACCAGGATGAGAAGTAGTCTGACCCAAGCCAAGACAACAGTGAACAGTATTTGAAGGTACTGTTATATGATATTTCAGCaccaaagagaaattttaaagatCTTGGCCTGGTGGGGAAAGCCTATAATGAAACATATATATCACTCTGAccttacaaaaagcaaaaagaagtttttcagCCTTAATTTTCCTGGTCAGCTATTTACTTTAGACACACCCTTATCTTCTCCACTCACCAGCCTTCTCATGTGTACTTTCAACAATATCTTCCCCTAACTACTCAAATTCAGTTCTTCAATAAAATTAAAGGTAAGTTTGTTAGCTTTCAGAGTTCCTCCCTAgaagtttatattaaaaactcCTGCACCTTCAGGGCTTTATTTAGTATGGAATTTACCATTAAGAGATTCTCAGAACAGTTACTTGTTAAATACTGGCGTCTCCTGTATTTGTTTCCCCTCATCCCTTCCCTCTTGGGGGGAATGTGATGCATAGCAAATACACTCAACAGTTGTAAAGATGCTGGTTGACATACACGCAACAGATCGAGGGATGCCGATTGCTAGAAATCCCTGAATATTGCACCCAGACTTTGCACTCTCAAGAGGTACAAAAACAGAGCTTGAATGGAAGAATCAGCAGCCATTGCCATTACCAGTTCCTTGGTCTATTGTCACCTAAAATCAC contains these protein-coding regions:
- the VPS26C gene encoding vacuolar protein sorting-associated protein 26C isoform X5, which encodes MGTALDIKIKRANKVYRCGEVLSGVVVITSKDTVQHQGISLTMEGSVNLQLSAKSVGVFEAFYNSVKPIQIINSTIEMVKPGKLPSGKTEIPFEFPLHMKGNKVLYETYHGVFVNIQYTLRCDMRRSLLAKDLTKTCEFIVHSLSQKGKLMPSPVDFTITPETLQNVKEVPDHYTLGIAI
- the VPS26C gene encoding vacuolar protein sorting-associated protein 26C isoform X4 — translated: MGTALDIKIKRANKVYRCGEVLSGVVVITSKDTVQHQGISLTMEGSVNLQLSAKSVGVFEAFYNSVKPIQIINSTIEMVKPGKLPSGKTEIPFEFPLHMKGNKVLYETYHGVFVNIQYTLRCDMRRSLLAKDLTKTCEFIVHSLSQKGKLMPSPVDFTITPETLQNVKETSLISCLVGSCYC